A part of Rhopalosiphum maidis isolate BTI-1 chromosome 3, ASM367621v3, whole genome shotgun sequence genomic DNA contains:
- the LOC113559849 gene encoding uncharacterized protein LOC113559849 — protein sequence MLKKVINSNRIGNLNEIVYPKKIPTPKFNFAFSTLQTVMYQRSKKKCNYCYKKKPEKSFDKFTTNDKMIQIAFSMYPSKIFSHKNCIKSTIKTPKSMGWQWSVKETGGVKINRNWRPGAIRFDVAEIIKKVRAGTIGPLPGRNWNKIK from the exons atgttgaaaaaagtaattaattctaATCGGATAGgaaatttgaatgaaatagTTTACCCAAAAAAAATTCCTACCCCTAAGTTTAATTTTGCATTCTCAACATTACAGACGGTCATGTATCAGCGTTCGAagaaaaaatgcaattattgttataaaaaaaaacctgaaaAATCGTTTGATAAATTTACGACTAAcgataaaatgattcaaattgCCTTTTCAATGTATCCCAGCAAGATTTTTAGCcataaaaattgcataaaatcAACTATAAAAACACCCAAATCCATGGGATGGCAATGGTCAGTTAAAGAAACCGGTGGCGTTAAG ATAAATCGAAATTGGAGACCTGGTGCTATACGTTTTGATGTAGCTGAAATTATAAAGAAGGTTCGAGCAGGGACTATTGGACCATTGCCCGGGAGaaattggaataaaataaaataa
- the LOC113560057 gene encoding uncharacterized protein LOC113560057, with translation MDDMYLDVTAGYTDDCKITQIDYHSFLPYSTSALSNNDEVRIALHNTESYTLPCESYIYIEGTITKPAEITDEIRFVNNGLSFLFSEMKYEINGTQIQKLVNPGISTTLKGYCSYNKTNIISHHNAAWDSDIKNANKDFIDNGNFNGCINLKDLFGFCEDYKRILINCNQQLILNRASLDINAIKQYKNNEVVADAPKLKDVKINITKILWRMPIVKVSDREKIRLLKVINNQKPLTCAFRSWELCEYPFLPQNTSHSWKVKTSNKLEKPRYVIIGFQTDRKNSSSKAMSYFDHCKIKNLKVYLNSEVFPYEDFQSDFTKNKISTLYRAYAEFQKSYYGHNEVTPLLNRSDFKNLSPIAVVDMSRQNDNVKMSTVDLRIELEADEAFPASTSAYCLILHDQIITYNPFNGEIRTL, from the coding sequence ATGGACGATATGTATTTAGATGTCACGGCGGGATACACCGACGATTGTAAAATAACTCAAATCGACTATCATTCTTTTCTGCCATACTCAACATCAGCTCTTTCTAATAACGATGAGGTGCGTATTGCGTTACATAACACAGAGTCTTATACTTTACCATGCGAGAGTTATATCTACATCGAGGGAACAATAACCAAACCCGCAGAAATAACCGATGAAATTAGATTTGTAAACAACGGACTGTCATTTCTTTTCTCCgaaatgaaatatgaaataaacggTACTCAGATTCAAAAACTCGTCAATCCAGGTATATCGACTACATTAAAAGGATATTGttcgtataataaaacaaatattatatcgcaTCATAACGCTGCCTGGGatagtgatattaaaaatgctaATAAAGATTTTATCGACAATGGTAATTTTAACGGGTGTATTAATCTTAAAGATTTGTTTGGTTTTTGTGAAgattataaacgtattttaataaactgcaACCAGCAACTTATATTGAATAGAGCATCACTCGATATAAATGCAATCaaacagtataaaaataatgaagttGTTGCAGACGCACCGAAACTAAAAgacgttaaaataaacataacgaaaatattatgGAGAATGCCTATAGTGAAAGTGAGTGATAGAGAAAAAATACGACtgttgaaagtaattaataatcagaAACCGCTTACATGTGCGTTTCGATCGTGGGAACTGTGTGAATATCCATTTTTACCTCAAAACACTTCGCATTCATGGAAAGTAAAGACATCCAACAAATTAGAAAAACCTAGATATGTCATAATCGGTTTTCAAACCGATAGGAAAAATAGTTCGAGTAAAGCAATGTCATATTTcgatcattgtaaaattaaaaacttgaagGTCTATTTAAACTCTGAAGTATTCCCCTATGAAGATTTTCAAAGCGACTTCACTAAGAATAAGATTTCTACATTATACCGAGCGTATGCCGAGTTCCAAAAATCTTACTACGGACATAACGAAGTGACACCTCTATTGAACAGATCAGATTTCAAAAATCTGTCCCCGATTGCAGTTGTTGACATGAGCCGACAAAACGATAACGTGAAAATGTCAACTGTGGACCTCAGAATCGAACTCGAAGCCGACGAAGCGTTTCCAGCTTCAACTTCagcatattgtttaatattacacgaccaaattataacttataatccaTTTAATGGAGAAATAAGAACCTTGTAA
- the LOC113560056 gene encoding 52 kDa repressor of the inhibitor of the protein kinase-like: MQSVNFSLQKASTQLESAISIIEKLRDQYDQIVEDSRELCMKWNIPFKLSETRQRYAKKYFDEVDSDRRLTTTDDNFRVTIFYPVVNTTLLQLRVRFKGMKTVCNDFIILMPEILTSMVDELIVKSSYDFINKYKEDISSDFTRQLIIIKGYLSSKFQTNYLKSMTIHDLADTIVKEELTSIFPDVFIGTIIFLTIPVTSASAERSFSKLKLIKNYLRNSISQERLSSIALLNIERQQTNDINIENIIDNFANKKARKKNFLK, encoded by the coding sequence ATGCAATCAGTTAATTTCAGCTTGCAAAAAGCATCAACACAATTAGAAAGTGCTATTTCAATTATAGAAAAGTTGCGGGATCAATATGACCAAATAGTAGAAGATTCAAGGGAATTATGTATGAAGTGGAATATACCCTTCAAGTTAAGTGAAACTCGTCAAAGATATGctaaaaagtattttgatgAAGTAGACAGTGATCGGCGGCTTACTACAACTGATGATAATTTTAGAGTTACTATATTTTACCCAGTTGTAAATACAACACTATTACAATTAAGAGTTAGATTTAAAGGAATGAAAACTGTgtgtaatgattttattatattaatgcctGAAATATTAACATCAATGGTTGACGAATTGATTGTTAAGTCATCATATGactttattaacaaatataaagaaGATATCAGTTCTGACTTCACTCgtcaacttataataattaaaggctATTTATCTTCCAAATTTCAAACcaactatttaaaaagtatgacAATTCATGATTTAGCTGATACTATTGTTAAGGAAGAGCTAACATCAATATTTCCTGATGTATTTATcggtactataatttttttgactaTACCAGTGACATCTGCTTCAGCTGAGAGATCCTTTTCAAAGCTTAAACttatcaaaaattacttaCGAAACTCCATCAGTCAAGAGAGACTTTCAAGTATAGCTTTGCTTAATATTGAAAGACAACAAACAAATGATATtaacatagaaaatataattgacaattttgCCAACAAAAAGGCAagaaaaaagaattttttaaagtga
- the LOC113559950 gene encoding uncharacterized protein LOC113559950, whose product MAGSIEENAALYKKKAFTYVPPSSPADLIESTSYTLDFAARKFIQVGILSDENYQVVVNILTSSRYVQITTDFLKKIFSCMGHILSFILDTPQKYNRVIFFEDEIMKLSSMVYTGENVLVIEDKTQIGCRVLLNREDLIRLQYLERSIIESIIRKEVYTVPLIHYQSEEFVTYLREKCTQMESSAKNLDEMTTFIKNVQDDRDIKSFPNLSAQIQMCSTKQLAESVLNKVIHKYNITCRKNI is encoded by the coding sequence atggcTGGTTCAATTGAAGAAAACGCAGCGTTATACAAGAAGAAGGCCTTTACTTATGTGCCGCCATCGTCACCAGCCGACCTCATTGAATCCACAAGCTACACACTCGACTTTGCGGCCCGAAAATTTATACAAGTTGGTATTCTATCAGATGAAAACTACCAGGtcgttgtaaatatattaacttctTCGCGATACGTTCAGATTACTAcagactttttaaaaaaaatattttcttgtatGGGACATATACTGTCCTTTATACTGGATACACCGCAGAAATATAATCGCGTTATATTTTTCGAAGATGAAATAATGAAACTATCATCCATGGTATATACCGGTGAAAATGTGTTGGTGATTGAAGATAAAACTCAAATCGGATGCAGAGTGTTATTGAACCGGGAGGACCTTATTCGACTACAATATCTGGAGCGGAGCATTATAGAAAGTATTATACGAAAAGAAGTATACACCGTACCATTAATTCATTACCAGTCCGAGGAGTTTGTGACATATCTACGCGAAAAATGTACACAGATGGAGTCGTCAGCTAAAAATTTGGATGAGATGACGACATTCATTAAAAACGTACAAGACGATCGAGATATAAAATCTTTTCCAAACCTATCAGCTCAAATACAAATGTGCTCAACTAAACAACTAGCAGAATCTGTGCTAAATAaggtaattcataaatataatattacatgtagaaaaaatatttaa